The Streptomyces nigra genome includes the window GCCCCGACCGTACGAGGTACCGATGTCCCGTCGTGAACTCGACGCCGCCCGCATCACCGACCCCGCGCTGCGCGACGCCTACCTGCGGTGCCGCACCCTCAACGCCCGCCACGGCCGCACCTACTTCCTCGCCACCCGCCTGCTGCCGCTGGAACGCCGCTGCGCCGTGCACGCCCTGTACGGCTTCGCGCGCTGGGCCGACGACATCGTCGACGACCTCGACCGCGACCGCACCCCCGCCGAACGGGACGTGCTGCTGCGCCGCCTGGAGAGCGACCTCGCGCACGGACTGCGCACCGGAGGCGGCGACGAACCCGTCGTCCGCGCCGTCGCCGACACCGCCGCCCGCTACTCCATCGACACCGCGCTGTTCGCCGACTTCATGGCCTCGATGCGGGCCGACCTGACCGTCACGGACTACCCGACCTACGCCGACCTGCGCGCCTACATGCACGGCTCGGCCGCCGTCATCGGCCTGCAGATGCTGCCGGTGCTCGGCACCGTCGTCCCCCGCGAGGAGGCCGCCCCGCACGCGGCCGACCTCGGGGTCGCCTTCCAGCTCACCAACTTCCTGCGGGACGTGGGCGAGGACCTGGACCGGGGCCGCGTCTATCTGCCGGCCGACCTGCTCGCCGCCCACGGAGTGGACCGGCCCCTGCTGGAGTGGAGCCGCCGCACCGGCCGCCGCGACCCGCGCATCCGCGCCGCGTTCGCCGCCGCCGAGGCCCTGACCCGCGAGGTCTACCGGGCAGCCGAACCGGGCATCGCCATGCTCGAACCCCGTGTACGGCCCTGCATCCGCACCGCGTTCACCCTGTACGGCGGCATCCTCGACGCCATCGCCGAGCAGGACTACGACGTCCTGCACCGCCGCGCGGTCGTCTCCGTCGGCCGCCGCGCGGCCACCGCAGCGGCCGGCGCGGTCCGCATCCTCGCGGCTCGCCGGCACACCACCACCCGCGCCGCGCACCCGGCCCCCGCGGCCGGGCGGCCGGCGCCGCAGACGAAGGGGCAGGCAAGGTGACCCGACGACCGGACGACGCCCGCTGGACCTCACCGCTGCGCTTCCGGCGCCCGCCGGACTGGGCGCGGCAGCGGCCCTC containing:
- a CDS encoding phytoene/squalene synthase family protein, which gives rise to MSRRELDAARITDPALRDAYLRCRTLNARHGRTYFLATRLLPLERRCAVHALYGFARWADDIVDDLDRDRTPAERDVLLRRLESDLAHGLRTGGGDEPVVRAVADTAARYSIDTALFADFMASMRADLTVTDYPTYADLRAYMHGSAAVIGLQMLPVLGTVVPREEAAPHAADLGVAFQLTNFLRDVGEDLDRGRVYLPADLLAAHGVDRPLLEWSRRTGRRDPRIRAAFAAAEALTREVYRAAEPGIAMLEPRVRPCIRTAFTLYGGILDAIAEQDYDVLHRRAVVSVGRRAATAAAGAVRILAARRHTTTRAAHPAPAAGRPAPQTKGQAR